The proteins below are encoded in one region of Pseudomonas putida NBRC 14164:
- the radC gene encoding RadC family protein, with the protein MNIREWPAQERPREKLLLRGAAALSDAELLAVLLGSGVAGRNVLDLARGLLVRFGGLRQFLEAEREAVLREPGIGTVKYAQLQALLEIGRRYLDENLERAPALEGPAAVRRYLKAMLRHEISEVFGCLFLDTKHRPLAFEILFRGTIDRASVYPREVVRRALLHNAAAMILCHNHPSGNNEPSQDDVHLTLSLKRGLALIDVRVLDHIIIGDGEPLSMVENGWIVA; encoded by the coding sequence ATGAATATCAGGGAATGGCCGGCGCAAGAACGGCCGCGGGAGAAGTTGCTGCTGCGCGGGGCTGCTGCGCTCTCGGATGCAGAGTTGCTCGCCGTATTGCTGGGCTCGGGGGTTGCCGGGCGCAATGTGCTGGACCTTGCGCGAGGGCTGCTGGTGCGTTTTGGCGGGCTGAGGCAGTTTCTTGAGGCCGAACGCGAAGCGGTGCTGCGCGAGCCGGGCATTGGCACTGTGAAATACGCACAGTTACAGGCGCTGTTGGAGATTGGTCGGCGTTATCTGGATGAGAACCTCGAGCGCGCACCGGCGCTAGAGGGACCAGCGGCGGTGCGGCGCTATCTCAAGGCCATGTTGCGCCATGAGATCAGTGAGGTGTTCGGTTGCCTGTTTCTGGATACCAAGCACCGCCCATTGGCGTTTGAGATCCTGTTCAGGGGCACGATAGACCGGGCCAGTGTCTACCCACGGGAGGTAGTGCGCCGGGCACTGCTGCACAACGCGGCGGCGATGATCCTGTGCCACAACCACCCTTCAGGCAACAACGAGCCGAGCCAGGACGATGTGCATCTGACCTTGTCGCTGAAGCGGGGGTTGGCGTTGATCGACGTGCGGGTGCTGGACCACATCATCATCGGCGACGGGGAGCCGTTGTCGATGGTCGAGAATGGGTGGATTGTGGCTTAG
- the coaBC gene encoding bifunctional phosphopantothenoylcysteine decarboxylase/phosphopantothenate--cysteine ligase CoaBC, whose product MQRLYRKRIVLGVGGGIAAYKSAELIRRLLEHGAQVRVVMTRGGAEFITPLTLQALSGHPVHMDLLDPAAEAAMGHIELAKWADLVLIAPATADLMARMAQGMADDLLTTLVLATDATVAVAPAMNQAMWRDPATQANLELLKSRGIQVFGPASGSQACGDVGLGRMLEATDLAWCAAESFKRQALTGKHVLITAGPTQENIDPVRYITNHSSGKMGFALAEAAAEAGARVTLVTGPVHLPTPDRVSRIDVVSARDMLAACEAAMPCDLFIASAAVADYRPEVVATQKLKKDPTTGDGMLLQMVRNPDILATIAGRSDRPFSVGFAAETEHLLDYATRKLKDKNLDLIVANDVANPSIGFNSEENALTVIDRQQHQTLFAQTSKGKIARQLVAFIADRLNQVQ is encoded by the coding sequence ATGCAGCGGCTGTATCGCAAGCGCATCGTTCTCGGCGTGGGTGGCGGCATTGCCGCCTACAAAAGCGCCGAGCTGATCCGCCGTCTCCTGGAGCACGGCGCGCAGGTGCGCGTCGTCATGACCCGTGGTGGTGCCGAGTTCATCACCCCGCTGACCCTGCAGGCGCTGTCGGGCCACCCGGTGCACATGGACCTGCTTGACCCTGCCGCAGAAGCGGCCATGGGCCATATCGAACTGGCCAAGTGGGCCGACCTGGTGCTGATCGCCCCGGCCACGGCCGACCTCATGGCGCGCATGGCCCAAGGCATGGCCGACGACCTGCTGACCACGCTGGTGCTGGCCACTGACGCCACCGTCGCCGTAGCCCCGGCCATGAACCAGGCCATGTGGCGCGACCCGGCTACCCAGGCCAACCTCGAACTGCTCAAGAGCCGTGGCATCCAGGTGTTCGGCCCGGCGTCCGGCAGCCAGGCCTGTGGCGACGTGGGCCTGGGCCGCATGCTCGAAGCCACCGACCTGGCCTGGTGCGCCGCAGAAAGCTTCAAGCGCCAGGCGCTGACCGGCAAGCACGTGCTGATCACCGCCGGCCCGACCCAGGAAAACATCGACCCGGTGCGCTACATCACCAATCATAGCTCCGGCAAGATGGGCTTCGCCTTGGCCGAAGCGGCTGCCGAGGCCGGGGCTCGGGTCACCCTCGTTACCGGCCCTGTGCACCTGCCAACCCCCGACCGGGTCAGCCGCATCGACGTGGTCAGCGCGCGGGACATGCTCGCGGCCTGTGAAGCGGCCATGCCGTGCGACCTGTTCATCGCCTCGGCGGCGGTTGCGGACTACCGCCCGGAGGTCGTTGCCACGCAAAAGTTGAAGAAAGATCCTACGACCGGCGACGGCATGCTGCTGCAGATGGTGCGCAATCCCGATATCCTTGCCACCATTGCTGGCCGCAGCGACCGCCCGTTCAGCGTCGGCTTCGCCGCCGAAACCGAACACCTGCTCGATTACGCCACGCGCAAGCTCAAGGACAAGAACCTCGACCTGATCGTCGCCAATGATGTGGCCAACCCCAGCATCGGCTTCAACAGCGAAGAAAACGCCTTGACCGTGATCGACCGCCAGCAGCACCAGACCCTCTTCGCGCAGACCAGCAAGGGCAAGATCGCCCGGCAACTGGTCGCCTTCATCGCCGATCGGCTCAATCAGGTTCAATAA
- the dut gene encoding dUTP diphosphatase, with the protein MHALQAKILDPRLGTEFPLPAYATPGSAGLDLRALLKEDTVLEPGQTLLIPTGLSIYIGDPGLAAMILPRSGLGHKHGIVLGNLVGLIDSDYQGELMVSCWNRGNTPFTIAVGERIAQLVLVPVVQAHFNIVEAFDESQRGAGGFGHSGSH; encoded by the coding sequence ATGCACGCTCTTCAAGCCAAGATCCTCGACCCACGCCTGGGTACCGAATTCCCCCTGCCGGCCTACGCCACCCCCGGCTCCGCCGGCCTGGACCTGCGCGCCCTGCTCAAGGAGGACACCGTCCTCGAGCCAGGCCAGACCCTGCTGATCCCTACCGGCCTGTCGATCTACATCGGCGACCCGGGCCTGGCGGCGATGATCCTGCCGCGCTCGGGCCTGGGCCATAAGCACGGCATCGTGCTGGGCAACCTGGTCGGCCTGATCGACTCGGACTACCAAGGCGAGCTGATGGTGTCGTGCTGGAACCGTGGCAATACGCCGTTCACCATCGCGGTTGGCGAACGTATCGCCCAGCTGGTGCTGGTCCCGGTGGTACAGGCCCACTTCAACATCGTCGAAGCGTTCGATGAAAGCCAGCGTGGCGCTGGCGGCTTCGGTCACTCTGGCAGCCACTGA
- the argB gene encoding acetylglutamate kinase produces the protein MTLDRDAASHVAEVLSEALPYIRRFVGKTLVIKYGGNAMESEELKTGFARDIVLMKAVGINPVVVHGGGPQIGDLLKRLSIESHFIDGMRVTDSATMDVVEMVLGGQVNKDIVNLINRHGGSAIGLTGKDAELIRARKLTVSRQTPEMTTPEIIDIGHVGEVVSVNTDLLNMLVKGDFIPVIAPIGVGANGESYNINADLVAGKVAEALKAEKLMLLTNIAGLMDKQGQVLTGLTTEQVNELIADGTIYGGMLPKIKCALDAVQGGVNSSHIIDGRVPNAVLLEIFTDSGVGTLITNRKPR, from the coding sequence ATGACCCTCGATCGCGATGCCGCTTCCCATGTAGCCGAGGTTTTGTCCGAAGCACTGCCTTACATCCGCCGCTTTGTCGGCAAGACCCTGGTGATCAAGTACGGCGGCAACGCGATGGAAAGCGAGGAGCTGAAAACAGGCTTCGCCCGTGACATCGTGCTGATGAAGGCTGTGGGCATCAACCCGGTGGTGGTCCACGGTGGTGGCCCGCAGATCGGCGACCTGCTCAAGCGCCTGTCGATCGAAAGCCACTTCATCGACGGCATGCGTGTCACCGACTCGGCGACCATGGACGTGGTGGAGATGGTGCTGGGTGGCCAGGTCAACAAGGACATCGTCAACCTGATCAACCGCCACGGCGGCAGCGCCATCGGCCTGACCGGCAAGGACGCGGAGCTGATCCGCGCCCGCAAGCTGACCGTCAGCCGCCAGACGCCTGAGATGACCACCCCCGAAATCATCGACATCGGCCACGTGGGCGAAGTGGTGAGCGTGAACACCGACCTGCTGAACATGCTGGTGAAGGGTGACTTCATCCCGGTGATCGCGCCGATCGGCGTGGGCGCCAACGGTGAGTCATACAACATCAACGCCGACCTGGTGGCGGGCAAGGTAGCCGAGGCGCTGAAAGCCGAGAAGCTGATGCTGCTGACCAACATCGCCGGCCTGATGGACAAGCAGGGCCAGGTACTGACCGGCCTGACCACCGAGCAGGTCAACGAACTGATCGCCGACGGCACCATCTACGGCGGAATGCTGCCGAAGATCAAGTGCGCACTGGATGCGGTGCAGGGCGGCGTGAACAGCTCGCACATCATCGACGGCCGCGTACCGAACGCGGTGCTGTTGGAAATCTTCACCGACAGCGGCGTGGGTACCCTGATTACCAATCGCAAGCCACGCTGA
- the pyrE gene encoding orotate phosphoribosyltransferase encodes MQPYQRDFIRFAIDRGVLRFGEFTLKSGRTSPYFFNAGLFNTGSALAELGRCYAAAIVDSKIPFDVLFGPAYKGIPLAATTAVALADQHQLDVPWCFNRKEAKDHGEGGSLVGAPLAGDVLIIDDVITAGTAIREVMQIINAQQAKAAGVLIALNREERGNGELSAIQEVERDFGIPVVSIVSLTQVLEFLADDPQLKQHLPAVEAYRAQYGI; translated from the coding sequence ATGCAGCCGTATCAGCGCGACTTTATCCGTTTTGCCATCGATCGCGGGGTACTGCGTTTCGGTGAATTCACCCTGAAATCGGGGCGTACCAGCCCGTATTTCTTCAATGCCGGCCTGTTCAACACCGGTTCTGCATTGGCCGAGCTGGGGCGGTGCTATGCCGCAGCCATCGTCGACAGCAAGATCCCGTTCGACGTGCTGTTCGGCCCGGCCTACAAGGGTATCCCTCTGGCGGCGACCACTGCCGTGGCCCTTGCCGATCAACATCAGCTCGACGTGCCATGGTGCTTCAACCGCAAGGAAGCCAAGGACCACGGCGAAGGCGGCAGCCTGGTCGGCGCGCCGCTGGCCGGTGATGTGCTGATCATCGACGACGTGATCACCGCCGGTACCGCTATCCGCGAGGTCATGCAGATCATCAACGCCCAGCAGGCCAAGGCCGCTGGCGTGCTGATCGCGCTGAACCGCGAAGAGCGTGGCAATGGCGAACTGTCGGCGATCCAGGAAGTGGAACGCGACTTCGGTATCCCGGTGGTCAGCATCGTTTCGCTGACCCAGGTGCTGGAGTTCCTGGCCGATGACCCACAGCTCAAGCAGCATCTGCCGGCTGTCGAGGCTTACCGGGCGCAGTACGGGATCTGA